From the Sphingomonas aliaeris genome, one window contains:
- a CDS encoding ATP-binding protein, which yields MTQEHGWLSDNAGRIENISLAPNVKNALFPLFEAVMNSIHAIEERFGKDHLADGRISIFVHKDEVGEYYGFTVTDNGIGFTADNLTSLRKFDSRKKAKSGGKGVGRLCQTKCTDR from the coding sequence TTGACGCAAGAACATGGGTGGCTGAGTGACAACGCCGGGCGCATCGAGAACATCTCGCTCGCGCCGAACGTGAAGAACGCCCTGTTCCCGCTCTTCGAGGCGGTGATGAACTCGATCCACGCAATCGAGGAACGCTTCGGCAAGGATCACCTCGCCGACGGCCGAATATCGATCTTCGTGCACAAGGACGAAGTCGGCGAATACTACGGCTTCACCGTCACGGACAACGGAATCGGGTTCACGGCCGACAACCTTACCTCGCTGCGGAAATTCGACAGTCGCAAAAAGGCGAAGTCCGGCGGCAAGGGCGTCGGCCGGCTCTGTCAGACCAAATGCACCGATCGTTAG
- a CDS encoding TonB-dependent receptor plug domain-containing protein, with amino-acid sequence MRSIQASAAVRLRSTAAPVALLIALSATPAFSQTIEPLPTSPVATEPADEGDDIVVTGSLFRGTDTKTALPVTVITSESLARAGITNTADAIRQAAADGAGSIGIGFTSGFSAGGSAISLRNLGVSSTLVLVNGLRVTNYPLSDDGHNSYVDLNSIPQINVERIEVLKDGASSLYGADAIGGVVNIITRKQFQGLEGGAEAGATEKGDGHKYRLRLLGGIGDYASQGWNFYVGGEYEDSGKITADSRGFPFNTLDLRAAGGVDNNRADDTLTSATTNAVVTRVTQSDLNNPLAGNVANASSPAIFNSLTPLANCAFGTYSENTASRVGTACKHDLTREYVQILPKQRRYAGAARLSFRVSDNIEGYVDGSYSNNKVDITLLPRAVRQNQAFGGAPSTSTTNPGIVLPVYICSAGINCATAADRRLNPNNPYAAAFASNPSEGAARLYYLFGDVKAGSERTNELYRITGGLHGTIADTWRWKVDLGYSRDNLELTQTGFANLNGLVKAINTGSYNFVDPSLNSQAVRDSVLPPVTSLSNSSEFTVDGTISRSLFALPGGDVQVAVGGQYRKEKLANRSANPNLDIPGLSTAQAFGDRDVWAGYFEIAAPIIDQLTVNVSGRYDDYSEGFSKFSPKISAKFTPIEQISFRGSYSEGFRTPTFAEIDPRSSFSGFVGYTPDAAFKAAHPTNAGYTANYSVGRGFVGNPNIQPETSRSFTVGAIVQPTRWFTFTADYFNVRKSGLITAGSLAGKAITEYYSVANQSFASAAAASAAGCAKVAAVGAGYSCNVIDGADPFALNALPRLLVLNAPYVNVNYDVTTGLQFTATAQVPVSEAIQFESRLDLQATLKFDRHLEDGTVQRFVGSVGPADLSSGGGTPKWRGNWQNTLSFGQFSLSATTYFVGRMKAVATDQGNLDTSCAASVYKDANGGNSFCKIDSFIYADLNATVRVNDKFSFFGFVGNFTNAGAPFYPNTFYTTQPNYLASWHLPGLIGRTFRAGANFKF; translated from the coding sequence ATGCGATCCATCCAAGCCAGTGCTGCTGTACGTCTTCGTTCCACGGCGGCACCCGTCGCGCTGTTGATCGCGCTGTCGGCCACGCCAGCCTTTTCGCAGACGATCGAACCGCTCCCGACCAGTCCCGTAGCGACTGAGCCTGCAGATGAAGGTGATGACATCGTCGTAACCGGTTCGCTATTCCGCGGCACCGACACGAAGACCGCGCTGCCCGTCACCGTTATCACTTCCGAGAGCCTGGCGCGCGCCGGCATTACCAACACCGCCGACGCAATTCGGCAGGCTGCTGCAGATGGTGCGGGCTCGATCGGCATCGGTTTCACGAGCGGCTTCTCAGCTGGCGGCTCGGCCATTTCGCTGCGCAACCTGGGCGTTTCCTCGACGCTAGTCCTGGTCAATGGTCTGCGCGTGACGAACTACCCGCTTAGCGACGATGGCCACAACTCGTACGTTGATCTCAATAGCATCCCGCAAATCAACGTCGAGCGGATCGAAGTGCTGAAGGACGGCGCTTCGTCGCTATACGGCGCTGATGCAATCGGTGGCGTGGTCAACATCATCACGCGCAAGCAATTCCAGGGCTTGGAAGGGGGCGCCGAAGCGGGGGCTACCGAAAAGGGCGATGGTCACAAATATCGTCTGCGTCTGCTCGGCGGCATCGGCGATTACGCTAGCCAAGGCTGGAATTTCTACGTCGGCGGCGAATATGAGGACAGCGGTAAGATCACCGCGGATTCACGCGGCTTCCCGTTCAATACGCTCGACCTGCGGGCGGCTGGCGGCGTCGACAACAACCGTGCGGACGACACGCTGACCAGCGCGACCACGAATGCAGTCGTGACGCGCGTGACACAGAGCGATCTTAACAATCCGCTGGCGGGCAACGTGGCCAACGCCAGTTCACCGGCGATCTTCAACTCGCTCACGCCGCTGGCGAACTGCGCGTTCGGTACCTATTCCGAGAATACGGCGTCTCGCGTCGGCACAGCCTGCAAGCATGACCTGACCAGGGAATATGTCCAGATCCTGCCGAAGCAGCGCCGCTATGCGGGCGCTGCCCGGCTGAGCTTCCGCGTTAGCGACAACATCGAGGGTTACGTTGACGGTAGCTATTCGAACAACAAGGTCGATATCACCTTGCTGCCTCGCGCCGTCCGCCAGAACCAAGCATTCGGCGGGGCGCCGAGCACCTCGACGACCAATCCTGGCATCGTGCTGCCCGTGTACATCTGCTCGGCCGGCATCAACTGCGCGACCGCAGCGGATCGGCGGCTCAATCCGAACAACCCCTATGCCGCTGCTTTCGCCAGCAACCCGTCGGAGGGCGCGGCGCGCCTCTATTATCTGTTCGGCGACGTAAAGGCGGGTTCGGAGCGCACCAACGAGCTGTATCGCATCACAGGCGGGCTGCATGGGACGATTGCGGACACTTGGCGTTGGAAGGTCGATCTCGGATATTCCCGCGATAATCTGGAACTGACCCAGACGGGATTCGCCAATCTCAACGGGCTCGTGAAAGCGATCAACACAGGCTCCTATAATTTCGTCGATCCCAGCCTGAATTCGCAGGCCGTTCGCGACTCCGTGCTTCCGCCCGTAACCTCGCTCTCGAATTCCAGCGAGTTCACGGTCGATGGCACGATTTCCCGCAGCCTGTTCGCACTCCCCGGTGGAGACGTTCAAGTCGCAGTTGGTGGGCAGTATCGTAAGGAAAAGTTGGCCAATCGCAGCGCTAACCCTAACCTCGACATCCCCGGCCTTTCGACTGCACAGGCTTTTGGTGATCGTGACGTATGGGCTGGCTACTTCGAAATCGCGGCGCCGATCATTGATCAGCTGACTGTCAACGTCTCGGGCCGTTATGACGATTATTCGGAGGGCTTTAGTAAGTTTTCGCCCAAGATCAGTGCGAAGTTCACCCCGATCGAGCAAATCTCGTTTCGCGGATCCTATTCGGAAGGCTTCCGGACGCCGACCTTCGCCGAAATCGATCCGCGCAGCTCGTTCTCTGGCTTTGTCGGCTATACGCCGGATGCTGCGTTCAAAGCCGCGCACCCGACTAACGCCGGCTATACAGCCAACTATTCCGTGGGCCGTGGTTTCGTTGGCAACCCCAACATTCAGCCCGAGACCTCGCGCAGCTTTACGGTGGGCGCAATCGTGCAGCCGACGCGCTGGTTCACCTTTACCGCCGATTATTTTAACGTGCGGAAATCGGGGCTGATCACGGCGGGCTCGCTCGCTGGTAAGGCGATCACCGAATATTATTCGGTAGCGAACCAGTCTTTCGCGTCAGCAGCGGCGGCTTCGGCCGCAGGGTGTGCAAAGGTCGCGGCTGTGGGCGCGGGCTACTCGTGCAACGTCATCGACGGCGCCGATCCGTTCGCACTCAACGCGCTGCCGCGTCTGCTTGTGCTCAACGCGCCTTATGTGAACGTCAACTATGACGTGACCACGGGTCTGCAATTCACCGCAACTGCGCAGGTTCCGGTTAGTGAGGCCATCCAGTTCGAAAGCCGTCTCGACTTGCAGGCCACACTGAAGTTCGATCGTCACCTTGAAGACGGTACCGTGCAGCGTTTCGTCGGGTCCGTCGGTCCCGCCGATCTATCGTCCGGCGGTGGCACGCCGAAGTGGCGCGGCAACTGGCAGAACACTCTGTCGTTCGGCCAGTTCTCGCTAAGCGCGACCACGTACTTCGTTGGCCGCATGAAAGCGGTTGCTACCGACCAAGGTAACCTGGACACCTCGTGTGCCGCTTCGGTTTATAAGGATGCCAACGGAGGAAATTCGTTCTGCAAAATCGACAGCTTCATATATGCCGACCTTAATGCCACCGTGCGAGTGAACGACAAGTTCAGCTTCTTCGGCTTCGTCGGCAACTTCACCAACGCGGGCGCGCCGTTCTATCCGAACACCTTCTACACCACGCAGCCGAACTATCTGGCTTCGTGGCACCTGCCCGGTCTGATCGGCCGGACGTTCCGTGCCGGCGCAAACTTCAAGTTCTGA